A genomic region of Balaenoptera acutorostrata chromosome 4, mBalAcu1.1, whole genome shotgun sequence contains the following coding sequences:
- the B3GNT5 gene encoding lactosylceramide 1,3-N-acetyl-beta-D-glucosaminyltransferase: protein MDVRMFVSGRRVKKWQFIQLFATCFVLSLMFFWISIDNHIVSHMKSYSYRYLINSYDFVNDSLSLKHSEDGAPRYQYLINHEEKCQTQDVLLLLFVKTAPENYNRRSAIRKTWGNEKYVRSQLNANIKTLFVLGTPSDPLTRERLQRRLVWEDQMYNDIIQQAFADSFYNLTLKFLLQFSWANSFCPHAKFLMTADDDIFIHMPNLIEYLQSLERIGVQDFWIGRVHRGAPPVRDKSSKYYVSYEMYQWPAYPDYTAGAAYVISGDVAAKVYEASQTLNSSLYIDDVFMGLCANKIGIVPQYHVFFSGEGKTPYHPCIYEKMMTSHGHVEDLQDLWKDATDPRVKMISKGFFGQIYCRIIKIVLLCKLTYVDTYPCRAAFA, encoded by the coding sequence ATGGACGTCAGAATGTTTGTTAGTGGCAGGAGAGTAAAAAAATGGcaatttattcagttatttgcCACTTGTTTTGTGCTAAGCCTCATGTTCTTCTGGATATCGATCGATAACCACATCGTGAGCCATATGAAGTCCTACTCTTACAGATACCTCATAAATAGCTACGACTTTGTGAATGATAGCCTGTCTCTGAAGCACAGCGAGGATGGGGCTCCTCGCTACCAGTACTTGATTAACCATGAGGAGAAGTGTCAAACACAAGACGTCCTGCTCTTACTGTTTGTAAAGACTGCTCCTGAAAACTACAATCGCCGTTCTGCCATTAGGAAAACATGGGGCAATGAGAAGTATGTTCGCTCTCAACTTAACGCCAACATTAAAACACTGTTTGTCTTAGGAACACCTTCTGACCCACTGACAAGAGAAAGACTTCAAAGAAGACTGGTTTGGGAAGATCAGATGTACAATGATATAATTCAGCAAGCCTTTGCTGATTCTTTCTATAATCTTACTCTTAAATTTCTTCTGCAGTTCAGTTGGGCAAATAGCTTTTGTCCACATGCCAAATTCCTTATGACTGCTGATGATGACATATTTATTCACATGCCAAATCTTATTGAATACCTTCAAAGTTTAGAACGAATTGGTGTTCAAGACTTTTGGATTGGTCGTGTTCATCGTGGTGCCCCTCCCGTCAGAGACAAAAGCAGCAAATACTATGTCTCCTATGAAATGTACCAGTGGCCGGCTTACCCTGACTATACTGCAGGAGCCGCCTACGTGATCTCTGGTGATGTAGCTGCCAAAGTCTATGAGGCATCACAGACACTTAACTCTAGTCTTTACATAGACGATGTGTTCATGGgcctctgtgccaataaaatagGGATAGTACCACAATACCATGTGTTTTTCTCCGGGGAAGGTAAAACTCCTTATCATCCCTGCATCTATGAAAAAATGATGACATCTCATGGGCATGTAGAAGACCTTCAGGACCTTTGGAAGGATGCCACAGACCCAAGAgtaaaaatgatttcaaaaggTTTCTTTGGTCAAATATACTGCAGAATAATTAAGATAGTCCTCCTTTGCAAACTGACCTATGTGGATACGTATCCGTGTAGGGCTGCCTTTGCCTAA